A part of Kitasatospora kifunensis genomic DNA contains:
- a CDS encoding DUF6529 family protein: MTARSLPALPLRLVLAVALAASGYIHAQLYIDGYRFVHVIGSLFLLQASTAFAVAALLLLAGPLILRIAAAAIAIGALAGFVASRTTGLFGFSENGLQPAPQAVLSVLAEVLILLVVALWQASEAGLVRSRSRVAESGAGAGDQVEGLAYPAGHRRLHDVLWLLLPVAVMVGLYWYGRVHTPNYETSLFGNRGNDAMLLKAQLGSALLGLALIQLILALWIYGRLPVLGAAPHGVHTTHRVIGLTAFLLSLPIARHCIIAYGVQLTDTRVALHAVTGCFLYGAFAAKVIVVRHRRWPGWALPLAGGTLVTAIALIWYVAPFWYLNGSQAPGL, encoded by the coding sequence ATGACCGCCCGGAGCCTGCCCGCCCTCCCACTGCGTCTGGTGCTTGCCGTCGCGCTCGCGGCGAGTGGATACATCCACGCCCAGCTCTACATCGACGGATACCGCTTCGTCCACGTCATCGGCTCGTTGTTCCTGCTGCAGGCCAGTACCGCCTTCGCGGTGGCCGCGCTCCTGCTGTTGGCGGGACCCCTGATTCTGCGGATCGCCGCCGCCGCGATCGCCATCGGCGCGCTCGCCGGGTTCGTCGCATCCCGCACCACCGGATTGTTCGGGTTCTCCGAGAACGGCCTGCAACCGGCCCCGCAGGCCGTGCTCAGCGTCCTCGCCGAGGTGCTCATCCTGCTGGTCGTCGCGCTCTGGCAGGCATCCGAGGCCGGGCTCGTGCGGTCGAGATCCAGGGTGGCGGAGTCGGGAGCGGGGGCGGGTGATCAGGTGGAAGGCCTCGCCTACCCCGCCGGCCACCGACGGCTCCACGACGTCCTGTGGCTTCTCCTGCCCGTGGCGGTGATGGTCGGCCTCTACTGGTACGGCCGGGTACACACCCCCAACTACGAGACCAGCCTCTTCGGGAACCGCGGCAACGACGCGATGCTGCTGAAGGCCCAACTGGGCTCCGCACTCCTGGGCCTGGCGTTGATTCAGCTGATTCTCGCCCTGTGGATCTACGGCCGCCTGCCCGTGCTGGGAGCCGCACCGCACGGGGTCCACACCACGCACCGCGTCATCGGCCTGACCGCCTTCCTCCTCTCCCTGCCCATCGCCCGGCACTGCATCATCGCCTACGGCGTCCAACTGACCGACACCCGCGTGGCGCTGCACGCGGTCACCGGCTGCTTCCTCTACGGGGCCTTCGCCGCCAAGGTCATCGTGGTCCGCCACCGCCGCTGGCCCGGCTGGGCACTCCCCCTGGCCGGTGGCACCCTCGTCACCGCGATCGCCCTGATCTGGTACGTCGCCCCCTTCTGGTACCTGAACGGCTCCCAGGCACCCGGCCTGTGA
- a CDS encoding MBL fold metallo-hydrolase: MPRTTDRITIGETSISYLIDGHGVHNPDTMMPGVDWSAHPGSLEDGQLILTFGSFLIRAGTQKILVDLALGEMDVNLPGLAHVKGGRLLQSLAAEGLSPDDIDTVVYTHLHLDHIGWTSDVAPVPNTPKPKSPSGLTFARARHLMAEAEWRHWTTEAAGEMGGPDAEATIKPLDGVVEFIGNGDTIAPGITVEDTSGHTPGHLAVVVRDPSGASTESVFIAGDIFHAPVELADPTCVFSSDVNPGQARAVRNRVLQRPDTVIAAGHFTNGVFGRVTPTGGTYTWTPVGHPPTSR, from the coding sequence ATGCCCCGAACGACCGATCGGATCACCATCGGCGAGACGTCGATCAGCTATCTCATCGACGGACACGGTGTACACAATCCGGACACCATGATGCCGGGGGTGGACTGGTCGGCACACCCCGGCTCGCTCGAAGACGGCCAGCTCATCCTCACGTTCGGGTCTTTCCTCATCCGCGCCGGGACCCAGAAGATCCTCGTGGATCTCGCTCTCGGCGAGATGGACGTGAATCTTCCCGGACTCGCTCATGTGAAGGGAGGCCGGCTCCTGCAAAGCCTCGCCGCCGAAGGACTCTCCCCCGACGACATCGACACGGTCGTGTACACCCATCTGCACCTCGACCACATCGGCTGGACCAGCGATGTCGCGCCGGTTCCGAACACACCCAAGCCGAAATCGCCCAGCGGCCTCACCTTCGCCCGGGCACGGCATCTCATGGCGGAAGCCGAGTGGCGGCACTGGACCACCGAGGCGGCAGGCGAGATGGGCGGGCCGGACGCCGAGGCCACGATCAAGCCACTCGACGGCGTCGTCGAGTTCATCGGCAACGGCGACACCATCGCACCCGGTATCACTGTCGAGGACACGTCCGGACACACCCCCGGACACCTGGCGGTCGTCGTGCGGGACCCGTCGGGCGCCAGCACCGAATCGGTGTTCATCGCGGGAGACATCTTCCACGCTCCGGTGGAACTCGCCGACCCGACCTGCGTGTTCTCTTCGGACGTCAATCCGGGCCAGGCTCGGGCGGTGCGCAACCGCGTACTCCAGCGGCCGGACACCGTGATCGCCGCCGGGCACTTCACCAACGGCGTGTTCGGCCGTGTCACGCCGACCGGCGGCACGTACACCTGGACTCCCGTCGGCCACCCGCCGACGTCCCGATGA
- a CDS encoding alpha/beta fold hydrolase, with protein sequence MPVTTAHQLRRIATNGVQLNVAIAGDGPAVLLLHGFPHTWQLWSGIMGPLAGRYRVIAPDLRGFGASARAVEGYDAGTLAADAEGLLDALGEPSAAVVGIDAGTAPAVLLALRRPGLVRRLVVMEALLGRLPGAEHVVAGGAPWWFGFHAVPGLAETVLAGNEAPYVDWFLDSGTLGRGVPDDIRAAFVHAYTGSEALRCAFSYYRALPTSAQQIQDAVATARLTMPTMAVGSHPVGTGLERQLRPIADDLVGHHLQDCGHIIPLDRPDALFALLAPFLCADLPK encoded by the coding sequence ATGCCCGTCACCACCGCACACCAACTGCGCCGCATCGCGACGAACGGCGTCCAACTCAACGTCGCGATCGCCGGGGACGGACCCGCGGTTCTCCTGCTGCACGGCTTCCCGCACACCTGGCAACTCTGGAGCGGCATCATGGGCCCACTGGCCGGACGGTACCGGGTCATCGCCCCGGACCTGCGAGGCTTCGGTGCCAGTGCACGTGCCGTCGAGGGTTACGACGCAGGCACCCTGGCCGCCGACGCCGAAGGGCTGCTCGACGCACTCGGCGAGCCCTCGGCAGCGGTGGTCGGCATCGACGCGGGCACCGCCCCCGCCGTCCTGCTCGCGCTGCGCCGGCCCGGCCTCGTCCGGCGCCTGGTCGTGATGGAGGCACTGCTCGGCCGCCTGCCCGGAGCCGAACACGTCGTCGCGGGCGGCGCCCCGTGGTGGTTCGGCTTCCACGCCGTCCCCGGCCTCGCCGAGACCGTCCTGGCCGGCAACGAGGCCCCGTACGTCGACTGGTTCCTCGACTCGGGGACGCTCGGGCGAGGAGTACCCGACGACATCCGTGCGGCCTTCGTTCACGCGTACACCGGGAGCGAGGCCCTTCGCTGCGCGTTCTCCTACTACCGGGCCCTGCCCACCAGCGCGCAGCAGATCCAGGACGCCGTCGCGACGGCTCGGCTGACCATGCCCACCATGGCCGTCGGCTCTCACCCCGTCGGCACCGGGCTCGAACGCCAACTCCGTCCCATCGCCGATGACCTGGTCGGACACCATCTCCAGGACTGCGGCCACATCATCCCCCTCGACCGCCCCGACGCATTGTTCGCGCTCCTTGCTCCCTTCCTCTGCGCCGATCTGCCGAAGTGA
- a CDS encoding cupredoxin domain-containing protein, with protein sequence MDMNANSSAPVRRSRTVCLAAVAVVGALGLLSGCGGSSHPKPAGALSPGVGQTLPGFPGASGTSGTVAVSPPSAAPSTPYTSGQPSAPAAANAVTIRNFAFSPAALTVKAGTTVTWTNTDPDAHTVTSKQGSGGPLNSAPLTTGATYSYTFTAPGTYPYFCTIHPFMVATVEVTP encoded by the coding sequence ATGGACATGAACGCGAACTCCTCTGCGCCGGTCCGGCGGTCGCGTACGGTGTGCTTGGCCGCTGTTGCCGTTGTCGGAGCACTGGGACTGCTCAGCGGGTGTGGCGGATCGTCGCATCCCAAACCGGCCGGCGCGCTGAGTCCCGGTGTCGGCCAGACCCTGCCGGGTTTTCCCGGTGCCTCCGGAACGAGCGGTACGGTCGCCGTCAGCCCACCGTCGGCCGCGCCATCGACCCCGTACACCAGCGGCCAGCCGTCCGCTCCTGCGGCTGCCAACGCGGTGACGATCAGGAACTTCGCGTTCTCCCCGGCCGCACTGACGGTCAAGGCGGGCACGACGGTGACCTGGACCAACACCGACCCTGACGCTCACACCGTCACAAGCAAGCAAGGATCGGGCGGGCCGCTGAACTCGGCGCCGCTGACGACCGGCGCCACCTACAGCTACACGTTCACCGCACCCGGCACCTACCCCTACTTCTGCACCATCCACCCGTTCATGGTCGCCACCGTGGAGGTGACCCCATGA
- a CDS encoding TetR family transcriptional regulator, translating to MPRDSNATKARLLDAAFTEFAAYGIAGARVDRIAETAGANKRLIYVYFGNKEQLFDEVLRRALTEGAESVPFDVDDLPGYAGAIFDHLVARPDLMRLRLWKLLERPSATGLEPDAFRRKAAEVADAQQRGDLARELVPADLLTMVLAVAQAWFFAAEGRDAREGGQSWSPELQALHRSAVVEAARRMTEPRAAHQ from the coding sequence GTGCCACGCGACTCCAATGCCACCAAGGCCCGGCTGCTCGACGCCGCCTTCACCGAATTCGCCGCCTACGGCATCGCCGGGGCCCGGGTGGACCGGATCGCCGAGACCGCGGGGGCGAACAAGCGGCTGATCTACGTCTATTTCGGCAACAAGGAGCAGCTGTTCGACGAGGTTCTGCGACGGGCGCTCACGGAAGGGGCCGAGTCGGTGCCCTTCGACGTCGACGACCTGCCCGGGTATGCCGGCGCGATCTTCGACCACCTCGTCGCCCGGCCGGACCTCATGCGCCTACGGCTATGGAAACTGCTGGAGCGCCCCTCCGCCACCGGACTCGAGCCCGACGCCTTCCGGCGCAAGGCCGCCGAAGTGGCCGACGCGCAGCAGCGTGGTGACCTCGCCCGGGAGCTGGTGCCCGCCGATCTGCTGACCATGGTTCTCGCCGTGGCCCAGGCATGGTTCTTCGCCGCCGAAGGCCGCGACGCGCGGGAGGGCGGCCAGTCCTGGTCACCCGAGCTGCAGGCCCTGCACCGCTCGGCAGTCGTCGAGGCCGCCCGCCGCATGACCGAGCCACGGGCGGCACACCAGTAG
- a CDS encoding aldo/keto reductase yields MERRTLGRPGLTVSAQGLGCMGMSAFYGATDETESLATIDRALELGVTLLDTAESYGPFVNEQLLGKALAGRRDEAVIATKTGVEITDDGRALGLNGRPEYVRRALERSLRHLGTDHVDLYYLHRIDPEVPIEETIGALAELVAEGKVRHIGVCEASAQTIRRAHSVHPLTAVQTEYSLFERGIEHDGVRDTLEELGIGLVAYSPLGRGFLSGAITSPDDFAEDDWRRSDPRFQGENFDRNLAVVREVRRLAADKDVTPSQLALAWVQHQGAVAIPGTKRRRYLEENTAATEVTLTDQDLAAIEAVAPHGVVTGDRYTPELMRTLNG; encoded by the coding sequence ATGGAACGCCGCACACTTGGCCGCCCGGGCCTGACCGTCAGTGCCCAGGGTCTGGGCTGCATGGGCATGAGCGCTTTCTACGGCGCCACTGATGAAACCGAATCGCTGGCCACCATCGACCGTGCGCTGGAGCTGGGCGTCACCCTGCTGGACACCGCCGAGAGCTACGGCCCGTTCGTCAACGAGCAGCTCCTCGGCAAGGCGCTGGCCGGGCGCCGGGATGAAGCCGTGATCGCCACCAAGACCGGCGTGGAGATCACCGACGACGGCCGCGCGCTCGGCCTGAACGGCCGGCCCGAGTACGTGCGCCGGGCGCTCGAGCGCTCACTGCGGCACCTGGGCACCGACCACGTCGACCTGTACTACCTGCACCGCATCGACCCCGAGGTGCCGATCGAGGAGACCATCGGCGCGCTGGCCGAGCTGGTCGCCGAGGGCAAGGTCCGCCACATCGGCGTGTGCGAGGCGTCCGCGCAGACCATCCGGCGGGCCCACTCCGTGCACCCGCTCACCGCCGTGCAGACCGAGTACTCGCTCTTCGAGCGCGGCATCGAACACGATGGCGTGCGCGACACCCTGGAGGAGCTGGGGATCGGCCTGGTGGCGTACTCCCCGCTGGGGCGCGGTTTCCTGTCCGGTGCCATCACCAGCCCGGACGACTTCGCCGAGGACGACTGGCGCCGCAGCGACCCCCGCTTCCAGGGCGAGAACTTCGACCGCAACCTGGCCGTCGTCCGCGAGGTCCGCCGCCTCGCAGCCGACAAAGACGTCACCCCCTCCCAGCTGGCGCTCGCCTGGGTGCAGCACCAGGGTGCCGTCGCCATCCCCGGCACCAAACGCCGCCGCTACCTGGAAGAAAACACCGCCGCGACCGAGGTGACCCTCACCGACCAGGACCTCGCCGCGATCGAGGCCGTCGCCCCGCACGGCGTGGTCACCGGCGACCGCTACACGCCCGAGCTGATGCGAACGCTCAACGGTTGA
- a CDS encoding class I SAM-dependent methyltransferase, producing the protein MSLRPRYDEFADWYDAYVQSGVGRPFAEAADQLIARMLGVGAGQTCLDLGCGGGAHIPALTALGWQVLGVDISPRQVEIAQCSGADAIVASADNLPFDDQSFDAVATIMTTTDFDELPAVFKEAYRVLRPGGRLAIVGAHPCFGGVYVERDSAGACTVHPGYRLHERVEQHPLLGNGIRSRVGVVNVPLPVLLNSVLDAGFRLLETAEDNGQQPVPDLLGIAACRPR; encoded by the coding sequence ATGTCACTTCGCCCTCGCTATGACGAGTTCGCCGACTGGTACGACGCCTACGTTCAGAGCGGAGTGGGTCGTCCGTTCGCTGAAGCCGCTGACCAGTTGATCGCTCGGATGCTCGGCGTCGGGGCCGGGCAGACATGCCTCGACCTGGGCTGCGGAGGGGGAGCCCATATCCCCGCCCTGACCGCCCTGGGATGGCAGGTCCTGGGGGTGGACATCTCCCCTCGCCAGGTTGAGATCGCCCAGTGCTCCGGGGCTGATGCCATCGTGGCCAGCGCCGACAATCTGCCGTTCGACGACCAATCGTTCGACGCAGTTGCGACGATCATGACCACCACCGACTTCGACGAACTGCCCGCTGTCTTCAAGGAGGCCTACCGTGTTCTGCGCCCAGGCGGGCGTCTGGCCATCGTCGGTGCCCACCCCTGCTTCGGAGGGGTCTACGTCGAGCGCGACAGCGCGGGCGCTTGCACTGTCCATCCGGGCTATCGGCTCCATGAGCGTGTAGAACAACACCCCCTACTCGGCAACGGCATCCGATCACGGGTCGGCGTGGTCAACGTGCCGCTGCCCGTGCTGCTCAATTCCGTTCTTGATGCCGGATTCAGACTGCTTGAGACGGCCGAGGACAACGGCCAGCAACCCGTCCCAGATCTCCTGGGCATTGCCGCCTGCCGACCCCGGTAG
- a CDS encoding winged helix-turn-helix transcriptional regulator, with amino-acid sequence MTTRGTRAAARGVRGDLFDPHCPTRQLLDRIGTKWTSMAVKTLADAAPDEVRFAELRRRMPGVSQKMLSVTLRSLTRDGLVSRRVEPTVPPRVFYRLTGLGLSLEAALAGLRTWAEEHMAEIDRANEAIDQEVDEG; translated from the coding sequence GTGACCACCCGAGGAACCCGGGCCGCCGCTCGTGGGGTACGCGGCGATCTGTTCGATCCCCACTGCCCGACGCGGCAGTTGCTGGACCGCATCGGTACGAAGTGGACGTCCATGGCCGTCAAGACGCTCGCCGATGCCGCACCGGACGAGGTGCGCTTCGCAGAGCTGAGACGCCGGATGCCCGGCGTCTCGCAGAAGATGCTGTCCGTGACGCTGCGAAGCCTGACCCGCGACGGGCTGGTGTCGCGTCGGGTCGAACCGACCGTGCCGCCGCGGGTCTTCTACCGACTCACCGGACTCGGGCTGTCCCTGGAAGCCGCGCTTGCGGGGCTGCGGACCTGGGCGGAGGAGCACATGGCCGAGATCGACCGCGCCAACGAAGCCATCGACCAGGAGGTCGATGAGGGATAG
- a CDS encoding metallophosphoesterase family protein has product MTEHADESNGGGEHGMTRRQLVRHSAWFGGAVVLSVVAGEVISHIPGSASAAPASSADLHFVQVSDSHIGFQGPANMDVAGTFGMAVNQVNSLGFRPAFVMHSGDLTHLSTPAQFDQVKQMMSQLDTDRVFTVPGEHDSIGDNGPRAYRQAFGQDTLGDGWYSFDTHGVHFIALVNTLHLEQLGHLGNDQIDFVRKDIAGLSSDTPIVIFSHIPLFAMYPTWGWGTDDAVQLLSMFRRFSSVTCLNGHVHQLFSKTEGNITFHSARPTCYPFPKPGQGPAPLPQVLPAGRLKDALGIRTVNYWQGNHALAIKDEKLA; this is encoded by the coding sequence ATGACCGAGCACGCAGACGAGTCCAACGGTGGTGGCGAGCACGGCATGACCCGCCGGCAGCTCGTGCGGCACTCCGCCTGGTTCGGTGGTGCCGTGGTCCTGAGCGTCGTCGCGGGAGAGGTGATCAGTCATATCCCCGGTTCGGCGAGCGCGGCCCCGGCGAGCAGCGCGGACCTGCATTTCGTGCAGGTCTCCGACAGTCACATCGGTTTCCAGGGTCCGGCCAACATGGATGTCGCCGGGACGTTCGGCATGGCGGTCAACCAGGTCAACTCCCTCGGGTTCCGGCCTGCTTTCGTCATGCACAGCGGCGACCTGACGCACCTTTCCACCCCCGCCCAGTTCGACCAGGTCAAGCAGATGATGTCGCAGCTGGACACGGATCGGGTCTTCACCGTGCCGGGCGAGCACGACTCGATCGGGGACAACGGACCACGCGCCTACCGGCAGGCTTTCGGCCAGGACACCCTCGGCGACGGCTGGTACAGCTTCGACACCCACGGTGTGCACTTCATCGCGCTGGTCAACACGCTGCACCTGGAGCAGCTCGGCCACCTGGGCAACGACCAGATCGACTTCGTGCGCAAGGACATCGCCGGCCTGTCCTCGGACACCCCCATCGTCATCTTCAGTCACATCCCGCTGTTCGCGATGTATCCGACGTGGGGCTGGGGCACCGACGACGCGGTGCAACTGCTGTCGATGTTCCGCCGATTCTCCTCCGTGACGTGCCTCAACGGGCACGTCCACCAGCTGTTCAGCAAGACCGAGGGCAACATCACCTTCCACTCGGCCCGCCCCACCTGCTACCCGTTCCCCAAACCCGGCCAGGGCCCCGCCCCACTTCCCCAGGTACTGCCCGCCGGACGCCTCAAGGACGCACTGGGCATCCGCACCGTCAACTACTGGCAGGGCAATCACGCACTGGCCATCAAGGACGAGAAACTCGCATGA
- a CDS encoding SDR family oxidoreductase: MEPVTLITGGSTGIGAATARALLKQGHHVAVTGRDTQKLAAFAASAGAGERLLTITGDTSDEHDVASAVRRVVDVWGRLDNVIANAGFSLPGNLESHAPEDMRAMVLTNVLGPALLVRETLPHLRESKGRIVIIGSVAGVRNTPGNLYSVTKWAAHALAENTRLLVGKDGVGVTVVAPGVVDTPFWNERGGTPDASPVMTPEQIANTIAFAINQPVGVDINHITMRPTGQLG; the protein is encoded by the coding sequence ATGGAACCCGTCACGCTGATCACCGGTGGCTCGACCGGGATCGGCGCCGCCACCGCCCGCGCCCTGCTCAAGCAGGGCCACCACGTGGCCGTCACCGGACGTGACACACAGAAGCTGGCCGCCTTCGCCGCTTCGGCCGGAGCGGGCGAGCGGCTGCTGACGATCACCGGCGACACCAGCGACGAGCACGACGTCGCCTCCGCCGTGCGCCGCGTGGTGGACGTGTGGGGCCGACTGGACAACGTCATCGCCAACGCCGGCTTCTCACTGCCCGGCAACCTGGAGAGCCATGCCCCCGAGGACATGCGCGCCATGGTCCTCACCAACGTCCTGGGTCCGGCCCTGCTGGTGCGGGAGACCCTGCCGCATCTCAGGGAGTCCAAGGGCCGGATCGTGATCATCGGTTCGGTCGCCGGGGTGCGCAACACGCCTGGCAACCTGTACTCGGTCACCAAGTGGGCCGCGCACGCGCTGGCCGAGAACACCCGGCTGCTGGTCGGCAAGGACGGAGTCGGCGTGACCGTCGTCGCCCCCGGGGTGGTGGACACCCCGTTCTGGAACGAGCGCGGCGGCACCCCCGATGCCTCGCCGGTCATGACCCCCGAGCAGATCGCGAACACGATCGCCTTCGCCATCAACCAGCCCGTGGGCGTGGACATCAACCACATCACCATGCGGCCGACCGGCCAGCTCGGCTGA
- a CDS encoding IS630 family transposase, with amino-acid sequence MCGEQQAGTAVAVVLEADVRERLRRTVASAKSEVRAVLRAKIVLAAADGLANGAIARELDVSVNTVRKWRGRFAALGLGGLRDAERSGRPRAYGPEVRVAIVATATSMPPHPQSTWSHRAIAQRVAGTCFASVSASQVGRILAGLDLKPHKVRGWLTRRDTPDFWQRVAEVCALYVDPPEGVVVLSIDEKTAIAARSRRHPGRPARPGEPARQEFEYRRHGTASLVAALDVRTGEVLTEVIARNDALTFTAFLDQLDRAIAPAREIHVVLDNGSSHTAKHTKAWLAAHPRWHVRWTPPHASWLNQVELFFSALTRRVLRHGDFSSRDDLIEKLEAYVIGHNETAKPYRWTYEGTPLKAA; translated from the coding sequence GTGTGTGGGGAGCAACAAGCGGGGACGGCGGTTGCGGTGGTGCTGGAGGCGGATGTCCGCGAGCGGCTGCGTCGGACGGTAGCTTCGGCGAAGTCCGAGGTGCGGGCTGTGCTGCGGGCCAAGATCGTGCTCGCGGCGGCGGACGGGCTCGCCAATGGCGCGATCGCCCGGGAGTTGGACGTCAGCGTGAACACGGTGCGCAAGTGGCGTGGGCGGTTTGCCGCCTTGGGCCTGGGCGGCCTCCGGGATGCCGAACGCTCGGGCCGGCCGAGGGCCTACGGGCCCGAGGTTCGCGTGGCGATCGTGGCCACCGCGACCAGCATGCCGCCGCATCCGCAGTCGACCTGGTCGCACCGGGCCATCGCCCAGCGGGTGGCCGGCACATGCTTCGCGTCGGTCTCCGCCTCGCAGGTCGGCCGGATCCTGGCCGGTCTGGATCTGAAGCCGCACAAGGTCCGTGGTTGGCTGACCCGTCGGGACACCCCCGACTTCTGGCAGCGAGTCGCCGAGGTGTGCGCGCTTTACGTGGATCCGCCCGAGGGAGTGGTCGTGCTCTCGATCGATGAGAAGACCGCGATCGCCGCCCGCTCGCGTCGCCATCCCGGACGTCCCGCACGCCCTGGTGAACCCGCGCGGCAGGAGTTCGAGTACCGGCGCCACGGCACGGCTTCCCTCGTGGCCGCTCTCGACGTTCGCACCGGTGAGGTCCTCACCGAGGTGATCGCCCGCAACGACGCGCTGACCTTCACCGCGTTCCTGGACCAGCTCGACCGGGCGATTGCACCCGCCCGGGAGATCCACGTCGTGCTCGACAACGGTTCCTCCCACACGGCCAAACACACCAAGGCATGGCTGGCGGCCCACCCACGCTGGCACGTGCGTTGGACCCCGCCACACGCCTCATGGCTCAACCAGGTCGAGTTGTTCTTCTCCGCCCTGACGCGCCGGGTCCTGCGGCACGGCGACTTCTCCAGCCGCGACGACCTGATCGAGAAGCTGGAGGCCTACGTGATCGGGCACAACGAGACCGCCAAGCCCTATCGGTGGACCTACGAGGGCACCCCGCTCAAGGCCGCCTGA
- a CDS encoding SDR family NAD(P)-dependent oxidoreductase, with protein MSVPQTPRTFGASTTAAEVIDGVDLHGRRAVVTGASSGIGVETARALAAAGADVTLAVRNTDAGARVAAQLEVELPTTSGTLTVRRLDLADRSTVEAFVAAWDGPLHILVNNAGVMALPELTRTPDGRETQFAVNHLGHFALAVGLRPALATAQGARIVSVSSIGHLFSPVIFDDLDYRFRPYDPWTSYGQSKSANVLFAIGAAERWANDGITANALMPGNIADTSLARYMGSEQLAGFIETTGLALPPQKSVEQGAATSVLLAASPTVEGITGHYFEDCAPAQTVTERAGAIAGVAPYALDRENAARLWAVSETLVH; from the coding sequence ATGTCAGTACCTCAGACGCCCCGCACATTCGGGGCAAGCACCACCGCCGCCGAAGTGATCGACGGCGTGGACCTGCACGGCCGTCGAGCCGTGGTGACCGGTGCCAGTTCCGGAATCGGGGTGGAGACGGCCCGGGCGCTCGCCGCAGCCGGCGCCGACGTCACCCTCGCCGTGCGCAACACCGACGCCGGTGCGCGCGTGGCGGCCCAGCTGGAGGTCGAACTGCCCACCACTTCAGGCACATTGACCGTGAGGCGGCTCGACCTGGCCGACCGGTCCACGGTCGAGGCGTTCGTGGCCGCCTGGGACGGCCCATTGCACATCCTGGTCAACAACGCCGGAGTGATGGCCCTTCCGGAGCTCACCCGCACCCCTGACGGCCGCGAGACGCAGTTCGCCGTCAACCACCTCGGGCACTTCGCACTCGCCGTCGGACTGCGCCCGGCACTCGCGACAGCGCAGGGCGCGCGGATCGTCTCGGTCAGCTCGATCGGCCACCTCTTCTCACCGGTCATCTTCGACGACCTGGACTACCGCTTCCGCCCGTACGACCCCTGGACCTCCTACGGGCAGTCGAAGAGCGCCAACGTCCTGTTCGCCATCGGGGCCGCCGAGCGGTGGGCCAACGACGGCATCACCGCCAACGCACTGATGCCAGGCAACATCGCCGACACCTCGCTGGCCCGGTACATGGGCTCGGAACAGCTGGCCGGCTTCATCGAGACGACCGGACTCGCACTGCCCCCTCAGAAGAGCGTCGAGCAGGGCGCCGCGACCTCGGTGTTGCTGGCCGCTTCGCCGACGGTGGAAGGCATCACCGGCCACTACTTCGAGGACTGCGCACCGGCACAGACGGTCACCGAACGAGCCGGTGCCATCGCGGGTGTGGCGCCCTACGCCCTGGACCGGGAGAACGCCGCCCGGCTGTGGGCCGTGTCCGAAACCCTCGTCCACTAG